The Pyrus communis chromosome 8, drPyrComm1.1, whole genome shotgun sequence region CACTTGTTCTTCAAATAATAAGTCAGAGATAAGATCCGGAGGGACCCTCTCCCAATTACAGTTGGTTCCTGAAAGAAGACCAGTGCGAGCCAGACAATGGGCAATGCCATTTGCTTGACGACGAACATGGGAAAAGGAAGCTCCAGTGACTGAAGCAATAAGCGCCTTTGAATCCTCAATAATATGTGTGATCAGCGGAAGGGTTTCTAAGCGCCGCAACAATCTGGAGCAAATTAGAtcccaaaataaaattttgaagacCCCTTTGTGTCGCCAGCAAGAGGCCATCTCTGGCAGCCAACGTCTCAGCCTGAAGAGGAGAATACACATGTTCAAGCTTTTCGCAGCAGCTGCCACAAAAGAGCCCTGATCATCCCTGATAATACTCCCAACTCCCCCCTGTTTGAGTTGTTCATTCCATGCACCATCAACATTAACCTTGAAGAAGGAAGTAGAAGGACGAGACCAACGAAAATGCAACTGTGTGTGAGCCCCGGTTCTTTGGGTGGGGGTAAAAGCCACTCTGTTTAATTCCTGCCACCAACAACATCGGGTAGTGACAAGGTCAGGTGGAGTCACTACATCGTTCCAGAAATGGTCGTTCCTTGCATTCCAAATAGCTCACATGACCATcaaacaaatctcaaaatttgatTGATTATGTTCGACAGCCCAGAGAGCTGAGCAATCTAAAACAGAGGAAGATCACGAAGTACACGGGGGATATCATGCATTTTGAAAATGCAATCCCACATTAGATGGTTCGTGGATTCGCCATACGCTCCACAGAGAACACATACCATATCCGTTTTGAATCCTCTTTCTATGGAGATTGATGCATGTCGGGATgatatccaatccaatcctccAAACCCCAGTCTTAACCTTAGGAGGCACCCTAGCAGCCCATAGTTTCTTCCAAGCCTCACCGGAAGAATTAGCAGAGGATGAAGCAGCCTCCCTTCGAGATTGAATCCAGTCCCGGGTGACACGATACGCACTCTTGACTGAGAAGATAACCTTTCCTGTCATAGTGCCATATGAGTTTGTCATTCGGCAAGCGGAAGCTCAGGGAAAGGGACAGAATGCTTTGAACCTCCACATCCGAGAAGAGATGGCTCAGGAGCGGAATGTTCCGATTCTTAGACTCATCAATAAGGTCTTCTACAAGAACTAAGTCACAGTGGGGCGGTTTCGGGGAAAAAATCTGGGACCGAGAGGGATTGGGAGCCATCTATCTTCCCAAATTCTCACTTCGTCTCCCCTTAATAAAGAGGGATTAAGGGAAAGAAAAACTTTGGTAGGAGGAAACATTTGGCCACAAGTTTGTTCACCAAAATTTGGCCACAAGCTGGTTCAAATCGTCGCAGAAAAACTTTGGTAGGAGGAAAAATTCATCGTATAGAGAGGGATTGACTGGGCAACAACCTTAATAAAGAGGGACTCgttattttcttctttataATTAGgaataaaataacaacaaatacaagggaaagaaagaaaaaaagtacagATCAATTTACACTAGATAGAAAGGCTTGTGCTTGCTTCTCATAACGAAAATGATCCTTCTTGGAGTCATCTGCGGACCAAATGAAAATGCCATGAAGTTTGCCCTCGCTGTTAAGCTTAGTACAAGCCGCAAAGAAGCCGTGTTCAGGAGACAAACCCCCGCTGTTATCTGTTCCAAAGCTCACTAGAATCTTGCCACCTTTGTAATTTGAGCTCTGCATCtcgaaatatttcaaaaactgAGTTGTAGTCGTGCGATTGTCGTAGGCATAGAACTGAAAGTTAACGTAGTCAATGAGATGCCCGTACTTCCTCCACAATGCCAGGTAATTTCGCTGCACCGAGTCATCATCATATGGTGCTATTGATGTGAAGGACACAATATTGTTTTGCTTAAGGGAGAACAACAGTCGCCCAATGCATTCGGCAAATGTATTGGGATCTGTCTGGAAGTGTTCGTAGTCAATATCAATTCCATCCAAATGATATTTTCTGATTATCTGAGTTAGTGAGTAGACAGCATTTCTAACCCAAGAATTGATTGATTTAGGATTGAAGGACGCATTTTTGTTGCCAACGGTATCACCTCCAAGACTCAGAGCTACTTTAGCATTTGGATGTTGCCAACGGTATCACCTCCAAGACTCAGAGCTACTTTAGCATTTGGATGACGGGCCTTAATGGCGGAAACATTGGCAGGGGTGAGGTTCTCTGTGTCCCAGAAGACATTAAAGTCTCCGTTGGTGGGAGAAGGATTAATGGATTGTGTTGTATAATCAATAGCAAAGGAGAGGATGAAGTGAAACTCAACTTTGGAATCAACGGGTACTTCTGTGAAAGTGACACCTTTGTTCTCAGCTCCTATGTATTCTCTGAAGAGCTTTGGGTTTGCTGGGGCTGCTTTGATCATTGACGCTGATGtgaaaaacatttgaagaaaAAGGAACGGTAGGAGCTTAAATGAAATCATGGCTGCAAGTGGAACTGTGAAAGTTTCGTACTTCTGGGGCCAATTGTGCGACCTCGTTTGGAGGTACTTATACAGGTGAGCCTCAGATGGAATTACTTTTGTTtacaatatttttgttttggtgcTGGTGTCTCATTATTTTGAAGGATAATGTTACTGCTTCGCAAATTCATTTGATTCCCCATCCAGTATGTTGACAAGAATATATGATTTCTTGGCGGATGTCACGAACCAACAGATACATAATAGATatcatttttgtttattaagAATTCAACTTGTATCATTTGGATATAAAGTGTTGAATTGGTTCATTAAGTAATTAAGAACCTATGCGGAATGTCTTATTACAGACATATCCTAGTGTTTGGATTCTTAGGTATATACTTGGTAAGGAATATAGTGAGACTGCTTATTGCATAGAGCTATCATCTATTTGACGTGAATGCATGTCTACTACTGATCGATTAGTTAATTGTAGGGCTCCATTAACATGAAACCCTTATGAAAGCTATTTCGACACAATTGGTTGTCTACTTCTGATCAATCATTTGCAGGGCTCCATTAACTGGAAAGTGGAAACCCTTGTTAATCAACTATGTGAAACAATAAGTTCTATTTCATTTGCAGGGCTCCATTAACTTgacaaaattagtttttttctcGTTAATTGTAGGTGTTATGATGTCAAATTGTGAATACAGCTGTTGATTAGGTGCTGGAATTTGAATATGCAGACGTAACATGCCATCCATTCAATCCGCGATCAGTCTTCTATCGTGACCTGCTACTGCACACCTAGAAGAAAACCATGCTGTTCTTGTTTTCATTAGAGTGGAGTAACTTCCAGACGCTTAAGCTAAAGATAGGATCCCGTCTTCTTGGGCGGCTACGTAACTTTCAGGTGTCTTTTTCCCCGCGGCTGCGTGCATCGGTATGCTTTATCTGGGTTTGGTTGGTTTTTTCTGTATACTAGGAAATCTGAACATTGTGCAACGACACGCCTTAGCTGAACAATTCAATAACACTTCTTGTTTGTTACCAAAAGTGTGGATTTAAAATAATGCAGGCCAGTCCTTTTCTGTGTTTGTTTCTTATATTCCaagaaatgaaaaagaacaGCAAGAATCTGCTGGTAAATGTTATTGAATATTGAGAGGCATTGTacattaataatataattagaGTGTTGTAATTGTCTCTCTCTTTTGCTCCCTTCAGCTATTCTTAAGAAAAATGCAATCACGCTCAAACAATGTAATTTGGGAAagtaattaaaatgcaaaaaggtACCAAAGAATAAACAAATATTAATGGGCACAAAATTATTGGGGGCAAGTTACGGTTAGAAAGCAATGGGTTGAAAATATTCAGCATTTGGGAAGATCTGCAGGGGGAGGGAGCAGTTTTTGATTGGGAAGCTTGCCATCCAAGACTATCCAGCCCATCTTCAAGCCCCAGCTTGTGTGGATCTCCAGGTGGCAATGCATAAACCACACACCTGTGTATTGACACATGATACATTAACAATCataatcaacaaaatcaacaataGGGAAATATGATTTATCTATGCGAGTTGTTATTGGCATATTCACCATTACTAATCACATTAGTAACTATATTTCTGTCTTTACGTAAGTCTTACTTCCATGACCATGAGAAAATTCTTGTTCCTAGATGCCCGATTAGGACACCGAAGTGAACGGTGTAAAATCTAAGAGGTTAGTTGATTGGATTGCCTTGTAGTCCAGAGTGTCGGACACATGAATTTCTCTCATAAGAGAGATGTGATCATTAATGTGATAGTACATGGTTATTGACTTTGATAATTacttttttggtcatttcaattAGTTACCTGGGTTATCGGCAAGAAAACGGATAGCAACCCACCCACCAGAGGGCACACCCACAGTGTTCCTCTCAACAGGGTCAACCAGGTTGAACATTTTAGGGTCCTTATTCCGGTCAAAGTTCCCAAACCCTTGACCCACAACAAAGAAATTGAACCCATGAAGGTGCAGAGGATGGCTCTCAGCACCAAGAATGCTAGTGTCCTGCATCACCAGCTCCACCCTAGAATTAAATGGCAGCACTACTAGCTTTGTCCCATTGCTCACCATAATATCATTTGGTGGGGTCCCTGTATAGTTAAATGGGACTATGGGATTGGCTGGGAAGTCAGGACTGTAGACCCCACTTGATTGGCCAGAAAAGTGGGATTGGAGTAAGGCAGTGTTTGGCATTGCAAAAGAAATGTTGTTAATTGAGGCTGCAAACATTGTCCCATTGGGTCCTTGGCATGTTTGGTTGTTTTGGCTACAAGGGTTGGTTCCAAGGCCTATGGTGAAGAAAAAGTGCTTATCAACTTTTTGGGGGACATTAGCTGGGAATCGTTGGGTGTTCAAGCTACGGAGTTTGTTGGTGAATTTGGTTGCGAATGATGTGTCGTTGAGGGCGGGGAGGTTTGGTTTGAAGAGCGAAAGTCTCTTCgttgttagggttttgtttttagaGGGCGATTCGTACTCTAGAATGCCAGCAACTGTAGAGTTGTCAAATGTGCCTTGGCCAGTCACATATGGCCTAGCAGTCATGAAAAATGTGGTGTTTGGGAAGTTGGGTTTGGTCTTGAGAAGAACATTTGTGGTTTGGCCGGGGGCAATGAGAATTGTGTGAGTCTCGAAGGGTTTTACATAAACAGCGTCGGCTTCTACTACTTTGAGGGTGTGATTTGCAATACTGAAGAAAAGCTCGTCGTTGAGTGCTGCGTTGATTAGCCGGAGAAGGTAGGTCTTGCTGGGTTGAACCTTCAGCTTGAATGCATCTGCAGAAAAGAGCCACACATACAAAACAATTGAGATGAAAGTAACATGTTCTAGAATATTGAATGGAAGCACCATGGATACTTCTGATACTATATCGATAACATGTTGATACTTTTTGTTGGTCACATTGATATTGACACATTATCAAAGACAATCAACAATTCATATGACTTCCGTTCCATATTTTGATACCTTTGGCAGAACAATTGTATAGGGGCCCTGGGAGTCCATTGATGGTATAAGCATCAGAGACATTTGGACCTCCACCTGTTTGCAAGGCCTGGCTAATTATGGCTTCAGGATCTGCATTCCACCACTCACCTGTATTTCAGGTATAAATTATATAGCTTTTATTGGCAATTATATGCAATATTATAGGCAgaaaatatatttgaaattagaattagtacctacacacacacacacacacacacacacacacacacacacacacagttaAATGTTAATTACCAAAAATAATTGGAACCTCCTTGTAGGGTTTAGTGAAAGGGTAAGGCACACCGTGCTTGGGAAGTATGATCAAGGGACCATAAACAGTTGATCTAAGCCATGAAATGTGAGCATGCCAGAAAAGAGTGCCTCTTTGCCCAGTAATGGTGAAATTGTAGACATAACTGTTGCCTGTTTGTATGGGACATTGGGTCACATATGCAGGGCCATCGGCCCACCCTGATCGAAGTTGTCGAATACCATGCCTAGCaatttaaagaaattaattaacattATTAATTAGTATTTATTTAGATTAATTATGCATGGTGATTGGgtgtaaaatataaacaaaaaatgattAGTTTCTATATTGCTTATGAAGTTGTAGTTGATGATTACCAGTGGATAGAGATGTTGTTTTGGACGTGGTTAACCACTTTAATTAGGAGTTGATCATCCTCTCTAGCAATGATTCTAGGGCCAGGAAACTGCCCGTTCACTGTTATTATGCTCTTTGTGTGACACAATCTTGTCACGTTCCGCAGTTTGATctataaaatcatttaaaaggATAAACATAAGAACATAAAAGGAAAGGAAGAAAtggttgcatgcatgcatgcaaggaCTCAAACTTCATGTATGTGACAAGCTTAACATGTTTGACAAGAGTATACTCCCTTGTGGGTGCGTGTGTTTACATATATAATTACAACTAGCTAGTATATATGTTATGACATATATATGCATTTCCACATACTTGAAACTTGTAGTGTCTGGTTATGCCAGCAAGAGCATGTTGAGGAATAACACAAAACGTTATGACGGAGAAGAGAAAGAGCCTAAGAAATGGTGGTGTTGAAAGAAGATGAACACCCATTttacacactctctctctctctctctctctctctagatctctctctcctttttctgCAAGAAAGTGAGAAGCTGCTACAATCGAGTGCGTGTTCAAGGAAAGATTTTGGGTGCGTATATATAGAGGAGAGGGATGAGTAGTGTTTGGTCGAGTAGGTGCATGGTCatagaaattagaaatataGTATATTACTTTTCTGGAGGATAAAGGAAATTGTAGCAGAAGAGCTTGATGAATTAGCTATTATATTACAGGGATATGCATATACGGTTGTTAGAACAACTTTAGAGTGGTGTCAAAGACAATCAAATATTTCTGTTGACCTCTCTCTCCTTTGTTTTCAAGTCCAATCTTTCCTAAGTATTTCCACGTCCCTCTGCATAAATGGACGTGATTTTGACCTACTTAATATTACTTTCCAGGCTTAGCAACAACTACGAGTCTGTCACGAAAGGTAACACGCATAAACAACTCTtctttgcatgcatgtatacaCAAGTCGTAAGGGAACTAATGATGAATATATGTTATGTGAAGTTTATTGCCAACTTGCATGTCGCTTTAAGTGTCAGCAATTTGTGTCCGGGCTTCTTATTATAGTAagaagggtttagggttgataAACAAAGTGATCGCGTGAATCATCCGGATAAGTAAACGAAAACTAAAGAAATTCTActtaaaagtaaaagaaaaatatataactaAACTGTAGTGCTAGTAACTGTGATTACACTTTTGAGTGTTTCATATCGTAAGGATGCGATTAAAGATTGAGCTTACTTCTGTTGCACCGGTTCTATATCCTTATTTGGCCATCTTTCTTTGTCTATAAagtataaactaaatgatatgaacTCTTAATAACCTTTATATTATTCATAAAATAACTTTAACCATTGTTTTAGATTAGGGGCTTCTGAATTTCATGGAATTTAGGCTAAATTTGTTAGGAATTTACTATAAAAATTAGATAGACTTGAAAATAACTAGATACAATACATTGGATTAAGAACTTTTAAGGTGTCATTTTGAATGTTCTTAATTTATTTAGTATCTTTGTAATGCATCTTTAGTGTTTGGAAAATGGAGATTAGCCTAATTACTTATAAGTACATGCAACGTCTCTTCTCTTTCCTATGTGGGATTCATAATCTCAACCCGCACCCTCACGTGTGTCGAAATTTCAAGTCTAACACCTGAACAACACAAATTAGatgacgtggagcacgtgtggccgttgggcttcacacatgtgacaacttgctctgataccatgaagaaagttgaggttccaccataaaaaccaattgacaatatgagaaATAGTCTAATTaattataagcacatgcaaattCTCTTTTTCCCAATTTGGGGTTCATAATCTCAACACTTGATGCCTAGGTATGCTTGACCGATTTCTTCGTTTACAAGAATTCTCAATGATTTTGTTTCTGTAATCTTGTGCACTATCTATACATTAATTAAATtggtctatatatatatttaagttcTTCTGccaacaaattgaattcaatgtAAATGCGTTTACTTTAAATATATTAGGAACGATTTAGTTTGGTAGCGCCATTGTTTCTGGTGGATTGGTGCTACATTTCTTGTCTTCTTTCTTTGGTTAGACACCTACATTGTAGTGCATGCTAGAGATACAGCATGAAAATGAGTTAATTTTGGTTTCTATAAATTCGGGGTTGTTATTACGAAAATATAAACCCTTTGTTTGCAGATTTTTGTTGGATGAAACTTCAACCCTTAGATTAATTGGTTGTCTACTTGGTTGAAATATAAAGATGgaaaaattaaacacaattaCTATCTAAGACGCCATGAAGAAAAATCATACAGAATCAATACTTTCATATTCAGCCTCTCACATTAGAATTTGATACTTTTACAGTGTGTCCCCTCAACTCCATAGGAATCAGTACAAGAATTATTGAAACATAATTGATTAGATAACAcatgaaaaaattaaagttgtCAGTAATAAAAGAAGGGTTACAAATAATGACAGCAGTTTCTCGTCCAAAAAATGTAGCTTGGAATGAGTCAAACATTAACATGTGGGA contains the following coding sequences:
- the LOC137742375 gene encoding chitinase 2-like, producing MISFKLLPFLFLQMFFTSASMIKAAPANPKLFREYIGAENKGVTFTEVPVDSKVEFHFILSFAIDYTTQSINPSPTNGDFNVFWDTENLTPANVSAIKARHPNAKVALSLGGDTVGNKNASFNPKSINSWVRNAVYSLTQIIRKYHLDGIDIDYEHFQTDPNTFAECIGRLLFSLKQNNIVSFTSIAPYDDDSVQRNYLALWRKYGHLIDYVNFQFYAYDNRTTTTQFLKYFEMQSSNYKGGKILVSFGTDNSGGLSPEHGFFAACTKLNSEGKLHGIFIWSADDSKKDHFRYEKQAQAFLSSVN
- the LOC137742374 gene encoding laccase-17-like, which codes for MGVHLLSTPPFLRLFLFSVITFCVIPQHALAGITRHYKFQIKLRNVTRLCHTKSIITVNGQFPGPRIIAREDDQLLIKVVNHVQNNISIHWHGIRQLRSGWADGPAYVTQCPIQTGNSYVYNFTITGQRGTLFWHAHISWLRSTVYGPLIILPKHGVPYPFTKPYKEVPIIFGEWWNADPEAIISQALQTGGGPNVSDAYTINGLPGPLYNCSAKDAFKLKVQPSKTYLLRLINAALNDELFFSIANHTLKVVEADAVYVKPFETHTILIAPGQTTNVLLKTKPNFPNTTFFMTARPYVTGQGTFDNSTVAGILEYESPSKNKTLTTKRLSLFKPNLPALNDTSFATKFTNKLRSLNTQRFPANVPQKVDKHFFFTIGLGTNPCSQNNQTCQGPNGTMFAASINNISFAMPNTALLQSHFSGQSSGVYSPDFPANPIVPFNYTGTPPNDIMVSNGTKLVVLPFNSRVELVMQDTSILGAESHPLHLHGFNFFVVGQGFGNFDRNKDPKMFNLVDPVERNTVGVPSGGWVAIRFLADNPGVWFMHCHLEIHTSWGLKMGWIVLDGKLPNQKLLPPPADLPKC